In Chryseobacterium sp., the genomic window CCGGGTACTGAATATTGAAATTAATGGTAAAAAAATCATTGCTCAAAATCTGGGTGGAAAGTCCGGAAGTTTAGCCCAATATCTTGTTATTCCAATACCTGATTCAGAGAAGAATAAAGAAAATCTTACGGTAAAATTCCTTGCAGAAGAAAAATTAATGACAGCTAAAGTAATCGAAGTTCGTTTACTGACAGCGAATTACGAAAAGAAACAAAACTAAAAACAGATTTTCCCCATGAAAAGCAAAACGATATACTTATTATTTTTTCTGGCAGCAATTTGCAGTTTTCATGCAAAGTTAAGGCTTCCTGCTTTGGTTTCAGACGGAATGATTCTTCAGAGGAATCAGGATCTGAAGATCTGGGGATATGCAGATGCCGGGGAAAAAATTACAATTAAGTTTATTAATAAGACGTATACTGCCACAGCTGACCAAAACGGCAACTGGACCCTTATGCTTCCGAAACTTAATGCCGGCGGTCCATATATCATGACGATTAATGAGATCATGCTTAAAGATATTCTTATTGGTGATGTGTGGGTAGCTTCAGGGCAATCCAATATGGAACTTCCAATGCGCAGATTGAAGCCTCTGTATGAAAATGAAATTAAAAACGCCAATAATCAGAATATAAGATTCTTCACGGTTCCGCAGAAATACAATTTTAAAGCTCCGCAAAATGATCTTGAAGGAGGAAAATGGGAAAGTACCAATCCTCAGACCATTCTTAATTTTTCAGGGGTTGCTTATTTCTTTGCCAAAGAGCTTAACGAAAAGAATAAAGTTCCTGTAGGAATTATTCATACAAGCCTGGGAGGATCTCCGGTTCAGGCGTGGATGGATGAAAAATCGCTGAAAAAATATCCGGAATATCTGACGGAAGCGGAGAAATGGAAAAATGATGATCTGATAAAATCTACCGAATCTCAGGAACAATCCCTAAGCAAAGCATGGTATGCAGAGCTTGATCAGAGTGACATCGGACTGAATCAGCACTGGGAAAAAGACAATGTAAATGATTCCGGATGGAAAACCATGACGGTGCCGGGATCATGGGAGGATCTTGAGGGCTCATTTGATGGTTCAGTCTGGTTCCGTAAAGAAATTATCCTGCCTAAAGGAACAGACCGGAAGACCGCATTCCTGAACTTAGGAAGGATAAAAGATGCTGATGTTACCTATATCAATGGAATTAAAATAGGAAATGTAACCTATGAATATCCGCCGCGCTGGTATGAAATTCCGAAAGGCGTTTTAAAAGAAGGGAAGAACACAATTACAGTACGAATAATCAACGGGAGCGGAAAAGGGCAGTTTATTGACGATAAACCTTATTACCTCGAAATCGACGGACAAAAAACAGACCTGAAAGGCGAGTGGAAATATAAAATAGGAGCCAGGATGGAAAAAATGGCTCCCGGACAGACTTTTATCCGCTGGAAACCGGTCGGACTCTATAATGCTATGATTCACCCGCTCATCAACTATAAGATCAAAGGATTTATCTGGTATCAGGGGGAAAGCAATACAGGAAAGCCAAAAGAGTATGCAGATTTGCTGTCAACAATGATTTCAGACTGGCGTTCAAAATGGAACAAGAATGATCTGCCGTTCTTCATTGTACAGTTGGCCAATTTTATGGAGAAAAAAGATGAACCATTGGATAGCGGTTGGGCTGAGCTGAGAGAGCAGCAGAGACAGGTTTCTCTTCATGTTCCTTATGCAGGACTGGCGGTAGCTATTGATGTAGGAGAATGGAATGATATTCATCCGCTCAATAAAAAAGCAGTGGGTGACAGGCTGGCTT contains:
- a CDS encoding sialate O-acetylesterase, with the translated sequence MKSKTIYLLFFLAAICSFHAKLRLPALVSDGMILQRNQDLKIWGYADAGEKITIKFINKTYTATADQNGNWTLMLPKLNAGGPYIMTINEIMLKDILIGDVWVASGQSNMELPMRRLKPLYENEIKNANNQNIRFFTVPQKYNFKAPQNDLEGGKWESTNPQTILNFSGVAYFFAKELNEKNKVPVGIIHTSLGGSPVQAWMDEKSLKKYPEYLTEAEKWKNDDLIKSTESQEQSLSKAWYAELDQSDIGLNQHWEKDNVNDSGWKTMTVPGSWEDLEGSFDGSVWFRKEIILPKGTDRKTAFLNLGRIKDADVTYINGIKIGNVTYEYPPRWYEIPKGVLKEGKNTITVRIINGSGKGQFIDDKPYYLEIDGQKTDLKGEWKYKIGARMEKMAPGQTFIRWKPVGLYNAMIHPLINYKIKGFIWYQGESNTGKPKEYADLLSTMISDWRSKWNKNDLPFFIVQLANFMEKKDEPLDSGWAELREQQRQVSLHVPYAGLAVAIDVGEWNDIHPLNKKAVGDRLALQALKIGEGKKIIADGPVYQSMKKEGNAIILSFKPGTDDLIQGDLKGFAIQQKDGSYRWAKAKAKGNKVIVWNDQITIPANVRYDWADNPDGNLKNKSGLPASPFTTENN